A region of the Campylobacter cuniculorum DSM 23162 = LMG 24588 genome:
TTTTTTCACGCCATTTGCATCGGAAAAATTTAAAATCACCTTATCTCCAGCTTTTGCACCAAATGTTTCTTCTAAATTCACACTTCCGCTAACTATATACTTGCCCTCATCGGTTTTTGTAAGAGTGAGTTGATTAGGGTCAAGGTCTATCATTACAATTTCAGTTTTTACACTAGAATCCAAACTTCCATTCCATTTAACATTTTGAGTGGTTTGCGGTGGCAAATACATATTTGTAGGCACAAAAAGATTGCTTTGTGAAGCGGGTGTGCCTATATCAAATCCCGCATTTGAACTCACTGTATAGCCCTCTCTTACAGGTGTCCCATACATATATCCCATAAGCTCTGCAACTCTATCACTATAAGCAGTCGTTGAAAATGCTGGATTCATCGTCCCTAAAACAAAATTTCCATAAGAATCCACCAAATTTCCAGCCGCATCGCGTCTGAAAGAACCATTTCTCGTATAATAAACCCCTCCATCAGCCCCTAAAACACCAAAAAATCCTTTACCCTGCAAGGCAACATCAAATTCACCTTCACTCGCCGCAGGAGAGCCTTGGTCAAAATAGAGCTTCGAAGCCGCATAAGACGCAGCAAGACCTCTTTGAGCAGGGTTGGTTGATTGCGTAGAGACAACACTATAAAATATATCTTTAAATTCAGCACCTGAATGCTTAAAACCTGTTGTATTGATATTAGCGATATTATTTGCGGTAATATCAATACCAAAACTTTGCGTTTTAACCCCTTCAACGCCGTTATAAAATGAACTCATCATAACTTGACTCTTTATTTATAATTTGAAATTTCTGCAATTTGGTCGAATGGAACTTCTTGTCCGCCCATTTTCGCATAAGCTATGCCGTCTTTAAATACAATTCCATCAATCTTATATGTTCCATAACTTGCGGTAATTTTCTCACCATCAGCATTATTATAAACAATTTTTGCTGTATATTTTCCGCTTCCTGCAAAAACACCATCATTATTTCTGCCCGGCCATTCTAAGGTATAAACGCCCTCATTTGCAATTTTTCCCTCATTACTTTTTTCGCTAAAAACAAGCTTTCCTTGCTCATCATAAATTTCTAAGGTCAGACCATCTTCATTAGAATCTTCAGGCAAATACATTTTAAGAGTGATAATCTCATCAGCTCCTGTAAGATTGATTGTAGGGTCTTGAATTGTCCCCATTTTACCTATAGCACCCACAGCCGCCGTGCTCATACTTGTGCCAAATGAAGATGCAAGTAATTCCATAGTTTCAACCATTTTTTGCATTGTTGAATTTGTGTTTTGTTGCATTTCTAAGGCTGCTAATTGCGAAGTTTGAGTGAGCATCTTATCTGTATCCATAGGGTCAGTTGGGTCTTGGTATTGAAGCTCGATTAAAAGAAGCTTTAAAAAAGCATCTTTATCTAAAGCTGCACTTGGATTGCTTGCTATGGTATTGTTGTTTGTTGTAGAACTTGCCGCATTTGTAGAACTGGTTGTATCTGTCGTTGGATTTGTGGTATAGTTCCAGCTTGAATTTGAAATTGCCATGATAAACTCCTTTTTATACTTTCATTAAAATTATAGCAAAAAGTATTCCATATTAGAAATATTTTGCTAAAACAAGCTCTAAATTCACTTTAGAATCGTCTGCATTTTCTAAATTTTTTAAGCCCGATTTATTTTTACCTTGTCCTGAATTTTGCTCTTTTTTATTCTGGTCGCTAAAATTCATTTCAAGCCCTGTAAATCCCATATTTACAAGTGAATTTTTAAATTCAGCTTGATTTTGTATGAACAAATTCATCGCATTTGTGTTCGAGTTAAAATTAATGTGTAAATTATTTCCTCTTTGCACAAGCGTAACTTCAACCTCACCTAAATTTGAAGGATTAAGCGTGATATTAAGCCTTGTAATCGGTGCTTTATATTGCTCCAAAGCCTCCTTTAAATCCTGTGAAAAATACTGCAAAGTTTCTTTAGTATTGATAGGATTTTTCACTTGATTTTGACTTGTTTTACTCAAATCTTTAACCAAAGAATGAAGCTCATCTGTGCTGTCTTTGTGAGTGTGATTTGCGTTTAAATCTTCGGTGTTTTCTGATTTTAAATCCTTAGTGAAAAGGCTATCAAAAGTGGAATTTTCTTTGCTTTCTTTAGAAAATGGAATTTTGCTTACATTCTCATTTTTTTCCATTGTTTGATTGAGTTTTGTATCGAAATTTGCTTTATTTTCTTTTAAATTCTCTTTTGAGTCTTTTTTAGAATCTTTAATATCTTTAATGTTTTCTTTTATATCGTTGAGATTATTTTCCCTTTTTGGCTCTGTTTTAGACTCTGTATTTTCTTTTAGTGGAATTTGAGTTTTTAAATTCTCTTTAGAATTTTCTTTTGAAAGCTCTTTAAAATTTGTTTGAGTTTCAGTTTTTAATTCTTGAGTATTTTTTGTTTTATTCTCATTTTTTTCCATTGTTTGATTGAGTTTTGTATCGAAATTTGCTTTATTTTCTTTTAAATTCTCTTTTGAGTCTTTTTTAGAATCTTTAATATCTTTAATGTTTTCTTTTATATCGTTGAGATTATTTTCCCTTTTTGGCTCTGTTTTAGACTCTGTATTTTCTTTTAGTGGAATTTGAGTTTTTAAATTCTCTTTAGAATTTTCTTTTGAAAGCTCTTTAAAATTTGTTTGAGTTTCAGTTTTTAATTCTTGAGTATTTTTTGTTTTATTCTCATTTTTTTCCATTGTTTGATTGAGTTTTGTATCGAAATTTGCTTTATTTTCTTTTAAATTCTCTTTTGAGTCTTTTAGACTTAAATTTTTTGAATTTTCATCGCTTAAATCTTGTGTTTGGATATTTTTAGAATGGTTTTTAGAATCTAAAAGTTCATTTTCATTTTTTTGCTCTTTTGCTTTTAAATTTTGATTTTTTAATTTCTTATCTTTGATGATAGAATCTAAATTTTGCAAAGTTTGCACCAACAAAGAAGCATTGTCTTTGCCTTGTTTTAAAGTGTGAGAATTTTTATTTGTTATTTCAAGCATTTTGTGGTGTATAAGTTCTTTAGAAACACTATCTAAAGAGGGATTTTTAAAAAAACCTGCTTGATTTAAATTTGGAAATTCATCTTTTAAGCTTTGAGTTAAATGTTCAATTTTGATATTTTTAACGCTAAGCCCCAAATCTTTAGCAATATCCAAAAGCTCTTTAAAATTACTCGCATTTTTTAAGGCGTTAAGATTTGATTCAGTTTTTACAAGATTTGAAAGTTGCGTGGAAAGATTGCCAAGCTTAACATCAGTGCTATCAATCTTAAGTTTATCAAGTAAAGATAAAATCTCCATAAGCGGAGAGGATTCGAAAATTGCAAGTTTTTCACTCTCGCTAAATTCGGGTTTAATCAGCTCTTTTGTATTGCTTATCAAGGTATTATCAGAGGAAAATTCATTATTTTCATCGATGGATTTTAGCAAAGAATTTAAAAAGCTTTCAGTTTCTGTAGGAGAATCTGAACTTTTTAAATCAGCATTATTTTTCGAATTAGCATCCGTTTGACTCAAATGTTCTGCATTTTTACTTGTTTTACTTGAAGAATGGTTACTACTTGCTCGATTAGAAGCAGTAGATTTTAAGTTTAAAACATCATTTTGTGGAGTTAAATTCGACATTGCTTTTCCTTGCTTTAATTTTTTTTATTTAATAAATTGACTTTGAGCCAGATGAGGAAATTTTTCTTTTAAATAATTTTTCTCATAAATTTTAATCATCTTGTTTTCATTAAGTCTTACAAGAATGTTTAAAAGCTCTTCTAAATTTTTAGCTTTTAAAATTTCATCAAGATTGCTCTCATCGGCTAAAAGCTCTGTCAGCTCACTTGAAATTCTTGCCATTTTTTCATCGTCTTTTGCTTTTAAAATTTCTAAAAGCTCTAAAATTTGAAGTAAGACTTCATTTTTTCTATTGATTAACGCAGTATTTATTAGGCTTAAAACCTCTTCGTTTAATGGTTTTGACATGTTAAATCCTTTCAAATTTTTTATCTTACAAACTTAAAAGCAAAAATTATTCCAACTTTTGATTTTAAAAATTTAAGCAAAATTTTTATATAATTTTAACTTTGATTTTATTGAGGAGAAAATTCTTTGGAAAATATTAGAAATATCGCAGTTATAGCCCATGTTGATCACGGAAAAACCACCTTAGTTGATGAACTGCTTAAACAATCAGGAACTTTTAGTGAAAGAGAGCAAATCAGCGAACGCGTTATGGATAGCAACGATATAGAAAAAGAACGTGGCATTACCATACTTTCAAAAAATACAGCTATCAATTACAAAGGCACGAAAATCAATATCATAGACACTCCCGGACACGCTGATTTTGGCGGAGAAGTTGAAAGAGTTTTAAAGATGATTGATGGGGTTTTGCTTTTAGTTGATGCACAAGAAGGCGTCATGCCTCAAACCAAATTTGTTGTAAAAAAAGCCTTAAATTTAGGGCTTAAGCCTATAGTCGTGATTAATAAAATCGATAAAAATGCAGCAGACCCTCAAAGGGTTGTCAATGAAATTTTTGACCTTTTTGTTGCCTTAGAAGCAAATGATGAACAGCTTGATTTTGCCATAGTTTATGCGGCGGCAAAAAATGGTTATGCCAAACTTGAACTAGAATATGAAAATGTGGATATGCAACCTTTATTTGAAACCATTTTACAAAGAATTCCAGCTCCAAGCGGAAGCAACGAAAATCCTTTACAATTGCAAGTTTTTACTTTAGGTTATGATAATTTTGTTGGGAAAATCGGCATTGCTAGAATTTTTAATGGGATTGTCAAAAAAAATCAAAATGTTACCCTAGCAAAAGCCGATGGAAGCAAAGTTAATGGTAGAATTTCAAAACTCATCGGTTTTATGGGTTTAGAAAAAAAAGATATTGATGAAGCTTATAGCGGTGATATAGTGGCTATAGCAGGCTTTGATGCCCTAGATGTGGGCGATAGTATAGTTGATCCTAACAATCCTATGCCGCTTGATCCTTTACACATAGAAGAGCCAACTTTAAGCATAGTTTTTTCGGTCAATGATGGACCCTTAGCAGGAACCGAAGGCAAACATGTTACTTCTAATAAAATTGCAGAGCGTCTTGAAGCTGAAGTTAAAACAAATATTGCTATGAAATACGAAAACAGCGGCGAGGGTAAATTTAAAGTCAGCGGAAGAGGAGAATTGCAAATCACAATTTTAGCCGAAAATATGCGTAGAGAGGGCTTTGAATTTTGTATGGGCAGACCTGAAGTGATTGTAAAAACAGAAAATGGGATTAAAACAGAGCCTTTTGAACATTTGGTGGTTGATGTTCCTGATGAATTTAGCGGAGCTGTGATTGAAAAACTTGGAAAAAGAAAGGCTGAAATGAAAACAATGGTGCCAACCGGAGATGGACAAACAAGACTTGAGTTTGAAATTCCAGCCCGCTCTCTTATCGGTTTTAGGAGTCAGTTTTTAACCGATACCAAAGGTGAGGGTGTGATGAATCATAGCTTTTTAGAATTTCGTCCTTTTAGTGGGAATGTTGAAAAAAGAGGCAATGGGGCATTGATTTCTATGGAGGATGGCATGGCTTTGGGGTATTCTTTATTTAATCTTCAAGATAGAGGAGTACTCTTTATAGAACCTAGCACTAAGGTCTATACAGGTATGATTATAGGAGAGCATTCAAGAAGCAATGATTTAGATGTTAATCCTATCAAAGGCAAGAATTTAACTAATGTTAGAGCAAGTGGGAGTGATGATGCAATCAAACTTGTGCCACCTAGAAAATTAAGCCTTGAGAGAGCTTTAGAATGGATACAAGAAGATGAACTTGTCGAAGTGACTCCGCAAAATATACGTGTGCGCAAACGTTATCTTGACGCAACGCAAAGAAAGAGAATGGAGAAAGTCAAGTCTTAAATTCCAGAGCTTTGATTTTAAACTCTATTTTGTTTTTTATATTTTATAATTTAGAAATGATTTTTTGGATTATAACGAATAAAATAAGATTTTTTTTAGCCAATTGACTCAAACTATACAATTTGTGTCTATTTTCTATTGGGCTCGTTAATTTTGTCCTAGAAATTTCTATCAATACAAATTGATTGATAGAAAAAATTTACAAATTTGCAAAATTTAAGTTAAATTTTTATTTTTGGCTTTATAAAATTTTTATTTCACTCTAAAAATAATAAAACTCAAAATAGTGTTAAAATATGATTCAAGCAGTTGTATTTTTTGCAAGAAATTTTAGTCTTAAAAATTTTTTAATTAATTCTTTCTTTGCAATAAGTGGTCTTTATATTTTCAAATAATTCTCTATCGATACTAGAATTGTTTAAAACAATTGATAATAAATTTCTTATAATCAAACTCATTCGTTGTTTTTATCCAAAAAATCTCACAAATTTTATTATAAGATAATGCTTTAGCTAGTTTATTTGAAAAATAATTTGCAAAAAGGCAGGTGCAATAACAGACTTTTTCATAATTATGATTGAATATGGATGATTTATGTGCTTTTTCTATGCTTTCATTTAAGGCTTTTTGAGTGCGTCAATTTCATATTTTTTTAAAAAATTAATATCCTTTATAAAAATATCTGTTTTCACTTTTTCTCCTCAAATTTTAGAATTTCATAATTTTTACAGATGAAAATGAATTTTATGTGAAATTTAAAATTTTGAATATTTTTGAATTAAAATTAACCCTTTATTTGATTATTCTTTTAAGAATTTTAAAAAATCAATATTTATGTATTTTTAAATATTCTTTTGATAAAATCTCGCTTTATTTTTTTTAAATTTCAAAAGGGTAGTTTATGGATTCTAATGTTATATTGATGATGCTTAAAGATAAAATTCCATCACAAGCTTTGATAATTGTCCAAGAAAAACTTCAAAATGCTGATGAAGAAAAAGTGAATAATTTAAGTTTAGTTCCTTTAAAAAATCCCATCATCGGACTTATTTTAGGTCTATTTTTAGGCAGTTTTGGTGCAGATAGATTTTATAAAGGAGATATGGGTTTAGGCATTGCTAAAATTGCACTTTTATTTGTAGGCGGTGCGACAACTTTTTTGGTTATAGGTGGATTTTTATTACTTATTTTAGTAATTTGGTGTGTTGCGGATTATTTTTTTGTGTGGAAAGGCATTCAACAAGATAATCTTAATCGCGTTTTACAAGTCTTAAACTGATACATTTTTTTAAAAAATGAAAGCAATCCCAAATTTGATTGCATATTTTAAAACAAATCTTAAAAGAAAATCTAAAAAAAGATTTTTTAATATTTGATTTAAAAATTTTTAAATCAAATATTAAATTAAACCAAAGTTTCAATCCACATTTTTGATTTGAAATTTTAAAAGCTCTCCAGCCATAAAAGGAACAAGCTCTCCATAATGAGAAGGCACTTGCCATTCTTGTTTTTCTAGGCTTATTATTTTATCTTTTTTGAAGTTAAAATGATAAATTTGACAAGCATTATCTGAAATAAATTTTTGCAAATTTTCTAAATTTGAGTGCGCTTCAAAAAGCTCGGCTAAAAGTGGAAGTATCACCGGAGCACTGAATATCCCTGCCGCACAGCCACAACATTCTTTTTGCTCTCTAGGATGAGGGGCACTATCGCTTCCAAACATTATTTTAGAATATCCGCTAAAAGCAAGCTCACATAAAGCTTCTTTGTCCTCGTATCTTTTTGCGATAGGTTTGCAAAAAAGATGAGGATTGAGTTTTGCTCCTAAAACATCATCTAAAGTGAGCATTAAATGATGCAAGGTTAATGTCGCATATAAATTTTCATAGTCTTTTAAAAGTTCGCAAAGTGTTTTGGTCGTAATATGCTCCATAACAATTTTAAGTTTTGGAAAATTCTTTGCTAAAAGTTCATAAATTTTAGCAAAATTCTGCTCCCTGTCCATGACAAAATCATTAGTTTCTCCATGCACAAGCAAAGGAATTTCAAGCTCACTCATCGCATTTAATACGGGTTTTAGTTTTTCTAATTCAAAGCTACTCACTCCTGCTTGTGAATTTGTTGTAATTCCAGCCGGATAGAGTTTGATAGCAAAAATTTCATCTTTGATATTTTGCAAGAACTTTTCATCATAATCCTTAAAAAAAAGGGTCATCAATGGGGTGAAATTCTCATCTTCATCGGCTTGTAAAATTTGTGTTTTATAGTCTTTAAGTCTTGTTAAATCACAAACGGGTGGAACAAGATTTGGCATAATCACAGCGGCACGGAAATTACGAATCGAGTGAGGTGCAACGCATTTTAATATAGGATTTTCTCTTAAATGCAAATGCATGTCTAAAGGATTTTTAAGAGTCATTTTTTTCTCCAATTTTGAGTTGATAAAAGCCATTTTTAAGCTTTTTGAAACATTTTTTTTCTTCTAAAAAATCAAAGGTAGAAATAATCATGGGCTTACTTAAGCCAAGTTGTTTTTCAATGTCACTGATTTTTATCAGTAAAAAGCCATTTTCATCGCAGTTTTTGCAAAGAAAATGAATGAGTTCTAAACGTTTTTTGCCCAAAATTTTTTGCATTAAAATTTCTAATTTTTTATCCATAAATTTCCTAAAATATAAATCCAAACAACCACAGCGAGACAAATGCTTAAAAACACAGCCGCCGAAGCACAATCTTTTGCAATTTTAGCCTTTTCGTGCCATTTTTCACAAGTTAAATCCACACAGGCTTCAAGGGCTGAATTTAAAGCTTCAACGATTAAGACTAAAATCGATACGCAAATCAAAAATAAATGTTGTGTTAAAGAAATTTTTAAAAAAAAGCTTAAAATCAAAGCCGGGATTATAATCATAAGTTCTAAACGAAAAGCCTTTTCATTTTTAATCAAAGCTTTCATTCCATCAAGGGCGTATTTTGTATTTTTAAATAAATGGTATTTTGGTTTCAAGGATTTTCCTTTGAACTGAATAAATCCAGCTCATTCTCATAAAAAGAACTCCAAACGCCAAAATATCCTAAAAGTGTGCTAAAAAGATTGTCTTGAGAGAATTCTAAGTCTTTTTTTTGCGATAATTTTTCATTCAGCGAAGAATGATTGCTCCAAAAGATAAAAGGAATATGAATTTGGTTTTTAGGAGCAATTGCATAGGGCATTGAATGCAAATAAATTCCATTTTCACCTAAACTTTCGCCGTGATCAGAAAGATAAATCATCGCACTTTCATAATCTTTCTTATCCCTTAACAATGCAATGATTTGACTTAAAATATAATCTGTATAGAGTAGAGTATTATCATAAGTATTGATTAGGGCTTCATGTGAGCACAGTTCAAGTTTATTTGTATCGCAAGTTGGTGTAAAATGCTTAAAATTTTCAGGATAACGTTTATAATAAGTGGGTCCGTGTGAGCCTTGTAAATGAAGGACTATAATATTTTGAGTGCCTAAATTTTGAAGTTTTGATTCAAGCTCTTTGAGCAAAATTTCATCATAATTTGCATCAAAAAATTTCTTATCTGCTATTCTGTCACAAACTCCTTTACAACCGCCAGAATTATTATCATACCAACTGACATTCACTCCGGTTTTTTGCAAGAAATCCAAAGCATTTTCTGCAAATTCTTTGCTTGAAAAATCTTTGCGTTTATTCACAGAAAACATGCAAGGCAAACTGATTGCTGTAGAAGTACCGCAAGAATAAAAATGACTAAAAAACACAACCTTGTCTTTTTTGGTGTAAGCATTTGTATCGTTATTTTTATATGTGCCAAGAGAGTAGTTTTGTGCCCGGGCTGTTTCTCCTACGACTAAGATTAAGAGTTTTTTTGTGGTGTTGTCTTCTTTGAAGGCATCATAGGAGAGGATTTTAAATTCGGGTTTTGGCTTTAAAAATCTTTCATAATAACGCAATAGAGCATAAATTTGATAAAAAGGCACATTAAACATTCTAATTTCTTTATGATTTCTAAAAAATGGGATATAAGTCTTTGTCAAAGGTAAAAAAATCATCAAAAATAAGACAAGACTTAAAAATACATTAAGAAATTTTATACCCATTTGTTTGAGTATGCTTTTTTGTGTGACAATGCGAATTTTAAACACCAAAATGCAAAATAAAAAAATGAGAAAAATCACAACCAACAGACGTGCATTGAGTAAATCTTTTATTTCTTTCATATCAACTTGAGCGACATTTTGCACCATATCTGTATCGATTAAAATTCCATAAAAATACATAAAATAAGCACTTAAAGAAGCACAAAAGATGAAAAATATAGAAAAAAATTTGCTAAAATACTTCACAAAAATGAGCGATAAAATCATATGAATCAATGCAAAATATCCAAAAATAAAGCCTAAAACAAGCCAAAAACTCTCTAAATTTTTATACGCAAAAGCAAAAAGATTAAAATTTAAAAGCGTGATTAAAATAGAATTTAAAAGCGTAAATTGAAACCAAGAAAGTTGAAGCATTTTTCTCCTAAAAAACATAATCTAGCTTAATTATAAAGCTTTTAAATTAACAACAGCTAATAAATTATGCTATGATTTGATTTTAAATTTTTAAAAGGAAGATTGATGAAATTAATATCTTGGAATGTCAATGGCTTAAGGGCGATTTGTGATAAAAATGGCTTGGATTGGATTTTAAAAGAAAAGATTGATTTTTTAGGTTTTCAGGAGATTAAAGCACACAAGGAACAAATTCCTAAGAAAATCTATGAATTAGGTTTTAAGCATTTGTATTCAAATTCAGCTCAAAGGGCGGGGTATTCTGGTGTGATGAGTCTTTGTAATTTTGAAAGTGAAGTGAGGGAGTGTGATTTTTTTGAGGACGATGAGGGCAGGGTTTTAGA
Encoded here:
- a CDS encoding flagellar hook-length control protein FliK, encoding MSNLTPQNDVLNLKSTASNRASSNHSSSKTSKNAEHLSQTDANSKNNADLKSSDSPTETESFLNSLLKSIDENNEFSSDNTLISNTKELIKPEFSESEKLAIFESSPLMEILSLLDKLKIDSTDVKLGNLSTQLSNLVKTESNLNALKNASNFKELLDIAKDLGLSVKNIKIEHLTQSLKDEFPNLNQAGFFKNPSLDSVSKELIHHKMLEITNKNSHTLKQGKDNASLLVQTLQNLDSIIKDKKLKNQNLKAKEQKNENELLDSKNHSKNIQTQDLSDENSKNLSLKDSKENLKENKANFDTKLNQTMEKNENKTKNTQELKTETQTNFKELSKENSKENLKTQIPLKENTESKTEPKRENNLNDIKENIKDIKDSKKDSKENLKENKANFDTKLNQTMEKNENKTKNTQELKTETQTNFKELSKENSKENLKTQIPLKENTESKTEPKRENNLNDIKENIKDIKDSKKDSKENLKENKANFDTKLNQTMEKNENVSKIPFSKESKENSTFDSLFTKDLKSENTEDLNANHTHKDSTDELHSLVKDLSKTSQNQVKNPINTKETLQYFSQDLKEALEQYKAPITRLNITLNPSNLGEVEVTLVQRGNNLHINFNSNTNAMNLFIQNQAEFKNSLVNMGFTGLEMNFSDQNKKEQNSGQGKNKSGLKNLENADDSKVNLELVLAKYF
- the typA gene encoding translational GTPase TypA; amino-acid sequence: MENIRNIAVIAHVDHGKTTLVDELLKQSGTFSEREQISERVMDSNDIEKERGITILSKNTAINYKGTKINIIDTPGHADFGGEVERVLKMIDGVLLLVDAQEGVMPQTKFVVKKALNLGLKPIVVINKIDKNAADPQRVVNEIFDLFVALEANDEQLDFAIVYAAAKNGYAKLELEYENVDMQPLFETILQRIPAPSGSNENPLQLQVFTLGYDNFVGKIGIARIFNGIVKKNQNVTLAKADGSKVNGRISKLIGFMGLEKKDIDEAYSGDIVAIAGFDALDVGDSIVDPNNPMPLDPLHIEEPTLSIVFSVNDGPLAGTEGKHVTSNKIAERLEAEVKTNIAMKYENSGEGKFKVSGRGELQITILAENMRREGFEFCMGRPEVIVKTENGIKTEPFEHLVVDVPDEFSGAVIEKLGKRKAEMKTMVPTGDGQTRLEFEIPARSLIGFRSQFLTDTKGEGVMNHSFLEFRPFSGNVEKRGNGALISMEDGMALGYSLFNLQDRGVLFIEPSTKVYTGMIIGEHSRSNDLDVNPIKGKNLTNVRASGSDDAIKLVPPRKLSLERALEWIQEDELVEVTPQNIRVRKRYLDATQRKRMEKVKS
- a CDS encoding NINE protein; translated protein: MDSNVILMMLKDKIPSQALIIVQEKLQNADEEKVNNLSLVPLKNPIIGLILGLFLGSFGADRFYKGDMGLGIAKIALLFVGGATTFLVIGGFLLLILVIWCVADYFFVWKGIQQDNLNRVLQVLN
- the pyrC gene encoding dihydroorotase — translated: MTLKNPLDMHLHLRENPILKCVAPHSIRNFRAAVIMPNLVPPVCDLTRLKDYKTQILQADEDENFTPLMTLFFKDYDEKFLQNIKDEIFAIKLYPAGITTNSQAGVSSFELEKLKPVLNAMSELEIPLLVHGETNDFVMDREQNFAKIYELLAKNFPKLKIVMEHITTKTLCELLKDYENLYATLTLHHLMLTLDDVLGAKLNPHLFCKPIAKRYEDKEALCELAFSGYSKIMFGSDSAPHPREQKECCGCAAGIFSAPVILPLLAELFEAHSNLENLQKFISDNACQIYHFNFKKDKIISLEKQEWQVPSHYGELVPFMAGELLKFQIKNVD
- a CDS encoding replication/maintenance protein RepL; this encodes MDKKLEILMQKILGKKRLELIHFLCKNCDENGFLLIKISDIEKQLGLSKPMIISTFDFLEEKKCFKKLKNGFYQLKIGEKNDS
- a CDS encoding diacylglycerol kinase, giving the protein MKPKYHLFKNTKYALDGMKALIKNEKAFRLELMIIIPALILSFFLKISLTQHLFLICVSILVLIVEALNSALEACVDLTCEKWHEKAKIAKDCASAAVFLSICLAVVVWIYILGNLWIKN
- a CDS encoding phosphoethanolamine transferase → MLQLSWFQFTLLNSILITLLNFNLFAFAYKNLESFWLVLGFIFGYFALIHMILSLIFVKYFSKFFSIFFIFCASLSAYFMYFYGILIDTDMVQNVAQVDMKEIKDLLNARLLVVIFLIFLFCILVFKIRIVTQKSILKQMGIKFLNVFLSLVLFLMIFLPLTKTYIPFFRNHKEIRMFNVPFYQIYALLRYYERFLKPKPEFKILSYDAFKEDNTTKKLLILVVGETARAQNYSLGTYKNNDTNAYTKKDKVVFFSHFYSCGTSTAISLPCMFSVNKRKDFSSKEFAENALDFLQKTGVNVSWYDNNSGGCKGVCDRIADKKFFDANYDEILLKELESKLQNLGTQNIIVLHLQGSHGPTYYKRYPENFKHFTPTCDTNKLELCSHEALINTYDNTLLYTDYILSQIIALLRDKKDYESAMIYLSDHGESLGENGIYLHSMPYAIAPKNQIHIPFIFWSNHSSLNEKLSQKKDLEFSQDNLFSTLLGYFGVWSSFYENELDLFSSKENP